The following DNA comes from Miscanthus floridulus cultivar M001 chromosome 5, ASM1932011v1, whole genome shotgun sequence.
tgactatttgatccaagggctgaggtgaagaggcacacggatcgctgacatggcacattgataggcctccattcctcctctcaacctataaataaccactcactccctctcattcacacaaacaacaaggaagaagaacactcttcagcatttgctttcgttgcagtaccaatatctggagggtcgtccagagggagaggaaaggggaagaaaactacctgggggtgggagggtcctcttggtcccaatttctttgaggaagctctttatgagaggtttccAGTTGAGAGccaaagtgatttcaccaaagaggcaccactgagaggatatgatgaaaggaaagaagagtggccaaaatgcatgcatggtgaggactgcctagtgtagatgttcaccgagggaatagatggaggtcgttgtttcttcaaatgcccacgagcataGGTAATTgttattactatttgttttttcAATATGTTTATCTTGTATATCATttacacgacatactttttgtagtcttccttggccgaagaaaattgtgggttcagtaggtgggtcgatcctcgacctatttatccgcatgcggagtacatctactacctacaagactgtatcttcgatctagaaaggaaagttagcagcggttataaGGATGACGAAcaggacaacaacaacaatgataccgattcacaggaggcactctgtaatgatccatattgcatctgccctaaccacaagaaaaagGGGCCTCCcctgtcacccccgccaccaccaccaccaacaatgggaggctactatggagaaggtgcaacacaatttgctatgtggccatactactaggatgactttatctttttcacatgtacctaggtttaattacctaaggcatgttaggtttaattacctaaggcatggtttaattacctaaggcatgttaggtttagtcaaagaaaactctATACCTAGGTTcagtacatgtagtcacatgccatttaatgtgtttcgtgtgttgatttctataatgccaTACGTCATTAAGTGTTTTTTTGCAGCACATGTTCAAATTTaaatacgtccgtatcattaagcagaatattaagaccattgataatgaaaacaaccacataatgaaaagtttgatattatgccacattatacaacatattaatactataactacgtgccgacagtagacataggggcaaatgcacttccaaatcctcagtctgaaacgtactgagtaagcaactcatcatccgagtactagtcctctactacaaccctgttactgtggctaggctcaactgcgttaCTCTGACCTACctatcgcttgtagtaagcgacctccgcttcatctacggccgctgcggcctgagtgaagaatgcgtcgtcatcctcctctgcctgtaagcccgcctctgctagagcgatgagctcgcttagtctgccagtgtcatcgtCAACCTCCTGCGTCtaaatgcccgcctctgctagagagatgagctcgctcagtctgctagtgtcgtcctcagcctcctacacctgtatgcccgcctctgctagagcaatgagcttactcagtctgccagtgtcgtcctcatccttgtcTCTATCATCACACAACACAGtcagtgattgaacggtgcgaccaactcatgatctatggccatctaacttcttctcctcataccttgcatgagccacctctgcagcatgttccccgctgcaaccaatcccttcatgtataaaatgcaataagttagcaacgtgattatattacatttaaaactaggcaacgaaaaaaagttttcaagcactcactggcacataatgtagcaacatgctcgttcaagacctgcatttgtactcttgtctccttccttgcctcattccttgccctctcctcctctaacgtcatctgcctcttcaatccccatttgttaagcccaacatcgatcgggttacaaataccgcgctgtctagcaaactcacgcatcttttctttgtgatgtttaacgaataggttgatgtagtcaggtccatatcccctcttccgtgcaattagttgcatcttcctcagttcatccaagaacttagcttgaccaacataacattcccaactgcatttcctagtgctctgttcaaaagaaatattatatcatatatgtcttagcaaaacaaacaaaatacgatttcatgtttaccagaaaaataatgaacctcatcatactcaatcatatggccgcaataatggcctattccaagctccgaagggactaggccatatttggattttacaccacattcgcacatgacaggaggtgctttatagattacccgttctttcttcttttccttaaccctccgcgggtcttccggccattggttcttagaaccattcaaccactccttgaaacgatatttcgccattgaatacacctaaataataagacattagtacatgaacacatatagctcaagattttaacacatacactttgcacttacttcatgcttgtttggacacacaaactccaacgtattctcagggtttatcatagctcgatctctgcaatcgcacagaggaggttcctcgagtcgtctaactatggctaggtacttctccttagccgtcattgccagAGGGTTAGGGGGGTAGAACCCAcagcttgaagtgctcacgtggatgtctccctctaaaccaatcgtcgaaaaagaggtacctaggatcaaacttgtctgcaccatcgatccattGAAAGGAAaaccacctctcatggtcctacacaacgagattccaacaaaatattagtaccatacttaaacaaataaagaaaaataatagtgcaaacaatttcttacattaaaccgactacatgtgtagaagcaacgcgcggctgtatccggatgtttcgattgaaaaacatgggccgggaaaccacagtcacagttagggatagaaaggtcaggagggacgggggcatctttgctagacgcgtcggggtataattctcgaggatgaccccgttttcgccaaaactcctcccaaaacatttcttgcatctaaaaaatagatgtaatttaacaaacataaataaaaacatcacaaaaaatatcaatgagaaccataactacaatacaactaatttcgttctaagaaccaaaagcagttaacattataccctaaacctagggtttctcatttcatccacaacaatgacccataacataactacatgcggcttggtttgctagctttttctacgccttggaatcaacctacggttgtataatatatatattgagggatacaataaaaccctaagtgatgacgattcttaggttcaaaaatccgactaatatgtactgaatcgatgcaaaaaaaaacaaggaggtgagcgattataccttgctctcgaagatctacggatcaaatcaaggttttcaaggtccaatatgtcgattcgtgaggtagggtgaagtggggagagaaaaacccaagagggaggagaaagaagaggaagaacgctcgggaaAGAAGGGTgggctgggttaaatgcaggtggcttagcgctagtcactctggcgccgagccccctggcaggccattttcccgtggccaggagctcggcgccagtcactctggcgctgagccaagggtccattttcgaaattctttccgccagaggtctatttatgagaaattttcaaaaaaaaagactaaatagtaaaaaattcggttcTTGCGGCCAGAGATGGCGGTGCTGTGGTGTGTTGTCCCAAGACCACCAGCTAGCCACTGGCTAGGCATGCATGTGCAGTAGTCTCTCTACTGACTTTTACTCCTACCTAGCTCGTAGTAGCTAACTAGTGTTGCATTTGTAGCAAGTCTGGGTGATGGGCTGCTGACCCGTGATTCATTTATTTGGTAGTAGGAGCATATTACATTTTATTGGACCATATTTTACTATTTTTATTTGAGTGTAAGATAAATAAGAATGGTTAGAATTATTCGAACAGTTATCTgatcatttttttttatttttttattttctgtatATTTTATTTGGCTTCTCTTTGAAATATTTCAATTTGGCTTTCATAGAAATAATATGGCAGTTATCTGATCAttctttgttttttattttttgtatgttTTATTTAGTTCCCCTTTGAAAATTTTCAATTTAGCTTTCATAGAAATAATCTGgctaattttttatttattttttaatattttgtattatttgtATAATTTTTTATCATTTGATTTAGATCCAATAGTCATGACACTTGATCTGCTGGCCGTCAGATCAGATGCTGTCAACGCAGGGGATTGATATCGGTGAAGCCCAGCAAGCTGTCAGCCGGCAGCGGCCCATGCCATGCCCCCTTGTATGCTTGCAGATTTATTCCTTTAGTACGGTAGATTACATCTTACTAGactatattttattatttttgtttgGGTGTAAATTCGGTATTTAATTGGTGTAAATTAATTTTTCATAAATGAGTAATGGTCAGAATTATTCAAACAATTATCTGATCATtttttggatttttttattttttgtatgttttatttggttcCCATTTGAATTTTTTCAATTTGGCTACTATAGAAATAATCTGGCTATTTTTTGtttgtttaatatttttttatttgataatttttTGGTTCCTTTGATTTGGATCCAATGGTCATGACAATCAAGTGTtgcatagataaaaaaaatacctGATTTTTGTTTGCCTTCTTAATCAGGTGTTTTAGGGCCATCGTACACTCGGGTGTCAGGTACGCCTGAAACACCCGAGCGAGGAGTAGGCAACCCGCAAATTCCTCTAGAAAGAGCAGTTATGTGTTCAATTGGTGTAAATTGACTATTTGTACATCATAATGGTCAAAATTACTCGAACAATTATTTGATCattatttttttgcttttttaaatttctgtatgttttatttggtttCTCTTTGAAATTTTTCAATTTGACTTTCATAGAAATAATCTGGCTATTTTTTGTTTGTTTAATATTTTTGTACTATCCGTATATTTTTTGGTTCATTTCATATAGATCCAACGGTCTCATGACAATCGAGTGTCGCCGAGGGCAAAATCACTCGATTTTTGTCTGTTTGTCAATCGGGTGTTGAAGCCCCGTCCAACACTCGAGTGTCCCACACCCCTACAACACCCGACCGCTGATTAGACAGACCCCTTTTTTTTGTCATAGGTTCAATATGTTAGGGTGTTGAAGCTGAGGATCCTTTCCCTTTCGCTTTTCTCTTGCTTCTCGTTGTGTGGTAATCCTAGGATTACCTGTGAGTATTTTTTTACCATTTCAAACTCTACTTCCACTTCATGAAAAACGTTTCTGAGGCTACAGtcatttgggggggggggggggggggggggggagggggtgaTTTGCCTTTCCCTGCAAAGCCCACTAATGACTCAGTTTCTGAGCAGCCTATCTGGCGTAGACCACTCCACTCCCCAGTGGCCCAGTCATGCACCCGTGCATTAACCTGTTGGCCCGTCCATTCGTGAAGCAGCCCACGCCCTCAACTTTGTCTCAGTGACTCAGCAGAGAGGATGGTGACGATTTTGACCGAATCAGCACGAGAGTCCCTACCTTTATTTTCCATTAAATGAAGAGAAGAACGATATTTACAAAGTATAAAACAAAGATAAGTACAAGGCCTTCAGGCCcaaagagaaaaaaaaggaaactaTAAAATATAACTCTCTCTCCAAAGATTGAGGGGAGCCTGTCTGACGGCTGAAGCTTGTGTGTCTCCGTTGCTTGTCCCCTTCCGTGTCTCCGCACACGTGGAGGCCATCCATTCGTTCCCTCCAGAGATGGGCCCTCGCTAAAAATGCAGTCCGGATAACATTGAAATTACTAAATTAACAAAGCATGAGAGCCTAGATCCTTGCTATGATAAATTGTTCCATACATAAGATTCCATGGAAAGTGCACCGAACTCATCCGTTGTCCTAAGGGGATGAGACCTTCACTTAAAATTGGCAAACACATTATAGGGATTTGTATTGAATGACTGACTGACATTTCCTTGTTGTGTATCTTGACCATGGTTCGGGGTCCCAAAGAATGAACTGAAAGGCGGAGGCACAAAAGCATTTCCATGTGGATAGTAGCCCCGATAGTAGCCTGGTATCTGTATTTGATTTTGGTACATACTACTCTCTAAATGGCCCTGTACCAAAGAAAAAAGGAATACTAATATCAGTAATGAAGATACGAGTAGTCTTGATAGTATTAAATATAACTGAAATCTCGTACCAGGTCAGTGTAGTGTGGTTGCTCATATGTTACATTATCTACTTCCACTGCAGGACCATAAGCCTTTGGGTCATTCTTCCCTTTCTTTTTTCGTCGTGTGCTTGCTTCTGTTGCAGAACCAGAAGCCATTGGGTCATTCTTGGTTTTTTTCTGCCGTGTTGCCTTCTCGAAACCACCAACTGGTCTCTCAGATCCATGAATTTCTTTCTCTTTAACCTTCAAGCCTTTTGGTTTTATAGCTTGGTCTTCTTCTTGTGTAGCTACAAAATAGATAATAATTAGATTTTGGTGTCAGTATGTATGGTGTTCACGCAATGATTACTCAGGCTATACCGGAGTGCGAACCTTGTGGGTGAGATAAGGTATCGACATCTGAATCAGCTTTAATTTTTAGGCTTTTCTCCACATCTTCTGCTAATTTCTCTGCATTATTCACAGCCATAAAGTATGTTTCATCAGATTCTGCAGCTCGAGTAGCTAAATGAATATACATTCTGCATAACTCCTTTCTCCGTTTTGATAGCTTTGTTTTGGGATCTTCATGTGTCTCAGAATTGCTCTTTATATGAACTACTTTTGCATCAACTGTCCATCTATTTAGTACGTATTGTTCAGgattttttttatattgttgATATCAAGTATCTTCAACGCATGGCAGCATAAGATTCCAACAAATTCGAACTTTTTGCAGCTACAATTCACCTGAACTTCGGATGCAGAAAACTTTACAACATGTTCATTCCCCCTACCATAAACCTTTATTTTGTACTCCTTTTCAGCATTACTATCACCACAGTAGAACAGATCACAATTCAGTGTTTGCATCACTTGTTCTTGGAATATCTTAAATATGGCTGGAGTATAAATTCTTGCTGCATGCCTTAGTATTCTCAAGTCAGATTTCAACTTAGGTGTACTTTGTGTTGCCCTGAAATCACATTTTACCTCCTCATATCTTTTATCTGCCACCAACCTTTCAAAGTGCTCAAAAAAGGTAAGTATGTCATATTTGACACTAATATACCCCTTCAACTCATTGTTCATACTTTCACTTCTTTGAGTGCTAACCATATCAGCAGAAAATGTATTTCTTCCATATGCTAAGGCCCATTTCTCCCTTTTATCAAATAATCTTTGTAGCCATTGATTGTTTCGTAGCTTATACTTGTCTAGCAAATTGTTCCATGCATTTATAAAATCCTCCTCTTGATCATAAATACAGTTCTGAAAGTCTTTATTGAACTTCTTATAGTCCTCCACAACTCCAGCAAGGTGCTTGCACGCATTCTGGTTCATATGCTGGAAGATTCTTCTTTTTTATCAGGACGCCAAACACCTATTGATAAATAAATAATTGATCCAAATGATGTTCTATCCCTAATTATGAAGAAAGTGGCACAAAATATTATGTTGTACTTATAGGATCACTAGGAacatagatctagccgggtacttCATGTAAATGGGTAGCAAGTCCTAGTACATGTTATAGACAGAGATTAGAGGGAGGAGTAGAGgaacgtgtcgaacctgacaccacagaggaggatccgctcgcgtccgccatggagtcgGTGTCTGCGCgctaggcagcgacggtcggggaaGAGTACGGTGATGAGCAGTGGCGACCGACGGTGAAGACCGGTGGCGGCGCAGTGAAGTCCGGCGTGGTGGCAGCCCTTCGGTGTAGATGCAGAGGCGgcacggctggtggcttcccgtcactggctacgcccctctagatcggattagggtttagggatttcggtggggagctcggctcaggcgaacctcatgTTAAGAGCCGCcgacccccacctctttttatagcgctgtgtgacaggagccctccagccatggtgggctaggcgcccctgatcagggcgcgaatcaaaggcccaactggaccGTTGGGttcagttaggattagagatcaatctaacaatttaATACCTGCAGAACAACAAAAGGTTCTATTCTATTCTTTATGGTGGTGCTGTTTTTCACATTATGTGAACTGCTCCTTCGAATACTAAAAGCCTTGTCTCGAGCATAGGCATTGTAAAATTGGTATGCCTCTTCTTCAGTGCAGAATTTCATACCAACCTTAGGTATCCTGTCTCCCGTAGAATTTTCTACCTGAGTAGGTTCGGTCTGGATTTGTAGTGAGTTTCATGCAGAATATGTTAGAAATCATGTAAACTTGCAATGGCGGTTAAATTTGAAATATATTTGCATAGACAAAACAAATATAGATTATGAATGGTAATCCAATATGACTTGCATTTTCTAACTATATTCTTACTGTGTCAGATGAGGGAATGTTGATCTAGAGAAGTTCTGTGAGGATGTGACAACAACAGGAGGTCGTATCAAGATTCTGGGTACCTGCGGAGAATCGGCCTCCATGTAGTTAGCCTCGTCAGGCATGGGGGGAATCGGCTAAGATGCCCCCATGTAGCTGGTCTCGTCGGCACCGGTTTCGTCAGGCATGGAGAGAATTGGCTGAGATGCAATTTTGTGTAGATCGAGAGAAACGACAAGAATTGCTAATCTAATTACCCTTCCGTACCTAGATGCTAATCTGATGGAACCAACTATTGTAATTGGCGCCATTTTTCACAGGCTCACGCCGTTTGCCTCCTTTATTTAATTCAACTGGCGGGAATTTAATGTGGGGCCAGAAAATGGTAAGCACGTGATTAGGGGAGACGGACGACTCCGTTTTCTCAGTCGTGCGTTGCGGACGGAGAAAATTAGCGAGGGCCCATCTCTGGATGGAACGAATGGATGGCCTCCACGTGTGCGGAGACACGAAAGGCGACACGCAACGGAGACACACAAGCTTCAGCCCTGTCTGACTGGTTTGGCCTTAGTACACACTTGACCAAGGAGGATGGCGACGATGGTAATGACGATGTACCAAAGACTCGTGGCCGACAGTCGAACATTTTATTGGTAGCATAGGTGATAGATCTCGAGTTACCTTGAAGCTACCTGAAGAAGGTTGGCAAAAAGAGCACTATTTCATCACCAAAGCTAAAATTCTAATATTGCCCAGCCATATAACATTCCATGCAGCTCCAAGGCTACATTATGTAGACGGACAGATCACGATTGTGATTGATGTCAAAAATCAAAAACTATTTCCCTTTGAAACATAATATTTCACGAGTCAAAATTTTCTAGCGAATACACACATTGACACCAACGCAGCTTCTTCGTTTCCGATATCATATTCGTCATCTTACATTTATACTCTTTGCACGCTCTTCCACATGCCTGAACATATATCGAAGCTTTCTTGAAGAATCTGGCAATGTGTTCTTCAGATTTCTCCAGCAATGCAGGGACCGTGAGAGCAATAACAGCACCTGACAGAATAGGGAGTAAAAAGTTTAGCAATTCGACATGGATCAGCAAGATTAATAGAGCATTTTTGTTTCCAAATTGATTCCCCCTTTCTGTAGGATTTTCCATGCCGTTCCAAATACGAAAATGTGGACGCAGCGAATTGGACTTTCAAATCGGGTTGAATGCTTACAGTCCACTGCTAGTATGATCTAAGTAGATACGATGCAGCCCGTCATGCCCTCACGTTTATGTATCCTTGGATTACATTCAGCAGCACTAGTGCAGAACTTCTGACAAGAAACTCATTTTGAATGGAACTTTTGGCGAAACTAGAAACATCATGCTGTTCTATCAAACTAAGTGATAGTGTGAGCCTTGCCTCTGTTTCCATTGTTATGCCATTTTGCAATGTTACCAGCACAGATTTTCAGTGCAATTATAAGTGATCTGATGATAAGTGTCTTGTACACGTTGTCAGTGCAATCATAAGTGATCTGATGATAAGTGTCCTGTACACGTTTTCATATCGCAATTCATAATGAGGTTCTTCTAAAGATGCACAGTGGTTTCTAGCTCATAAGAAATGTAAATGAAACAGTAAAAGAACTTACCTGTATATACCAAAGTGATAAGATCAGTCAGTCGGCCAACTATGGTGGTCAGCAACAACACAAAAGCCACCTTGTAGAAGAGGCTGGAATCCTTTCCAAGTGCAATGTTTTCGAAATTCTTGAGCACCTTATTAATGAAGCTACCAACTATTTCTGCTGCTTCACTCATTGACTCATCAGAAATTTTCATCAACGGAATAGGTGGAGGTGCCCTGCATAAGGTTTCTTTTGCATTTTTAGAGTTGGCGCAAAACAATAGGTTATAATTACTATCTAAGAGCAAAAGCAATTATACAGcatattcttttcatttttggtCTATCCCTGATATTTGCTTTGTTTTGCAATAAGGATCATGGTATTGCACAACAATGTTAAATTTTACTCAGAAACTAAAACATAAGCAGACATTTCTATTACATTCTGTGAATGTCATCTGCTAACAGAGTTCTTGACTAGATACATTCCGCATTCGTCACTGCAGCAATTAAGCAACCCTATCAAAATGGTAAGAGCTGTTGAACCAAGGTCCAAGGCCAAATAATTCCATCAGCTCTAAGATGCCACCACGGATTAGAACTTCAACAACCTTTACCAATTGCCATGCTAGCTAGCACTAGCAACCACACAAAACGAATTAGCCATAGTGGTTTCACCAATGGGTGAGAGATCAAACCAGAATCACCTGTTGAGCAGCTGCGCAGCCTTTGCCCAGACGAAGAGGACGGTGAGCAGGATCATGAGCACCTGGGACACGAAGGAGAGCAGCGTGTAGCCGGGCACGCAGTAGAAGAGCGCCCAGGACGCCACCACCGCGACCAGCATCCGGCCGGCCACCTCCTTCCTCCTCCACAGCACCACATCCGCCACTGCGCCCACAGAAAAGTTCCCACGCCACGCTCTCAGAATCCAAACGCGAAATGCAGACTGGGAGAGCCTGAGCCTAACGACATAGTATCGATCAAAACGGTCAAGGAGGACtcaccggcgccgccgccgaggagaTCGTGGGGCGATCTCTGGGCACCAAACAGCCGGCAGCTTCGGTAGGGGGAGTCCATCGTACCGCCACCACAGGACGGATCTCTCCTCGGACGGGAAAAGGGAAAGGGGACAGGCAAGGCAAGAAGAGCTTGGACCCTGGAGTCGATGAATGGCAGCTACTGAGTGGTCCCGTTAAGTCCAACTTTGTCGAGCTGGAAATTTTGGAAATCGGAACGACGTCCTATGCGGGCGCTAGAGTTTGAGCCCTTTCCCGGGTACCATTAAAAAAAAGATGGTTT
Coding sequences within:
- the LOC136453545 gene encoding reticulon-like protein B12, encoding MDSPYRSCRLFGAQRSPHDLLGGGAVADVVLWRRKEVAGRMLVAVVASWALFYCVPGYTLLSFVSQVLMILLTVLFVWAKAAQLLNRAPPPIPLMKISDESMSEAAEIVGSFINKVLKNFENIALGKDSSLFYKVAFVLLLTTIVGRLTDLITLVYTGAVIALTVPALLEKSEEHIARFFKKASIYVQACGRACKEYKCKMTNMISETKKLRWCQCVYSLENFDS